Proteins from one uncultured Anaeromusa sp. genomic window:
- a CDS encoding ArsC/Spx/MgsR family protein codes for MALNIQIFGTKKCQDTRKAERYFKERRMTYHFIDLNIRGLSKGELRAVAQAVGGVEKMADANGKEAARLNLRYILHNVEEKLLEHPLLLKTPVVRNGAKATVGYCPEVWQTWQ; via the coding sequence ATGGCGCTGAACATCCAGATTTTCGGCACGAAAAAATGCCAGGATACGCGCAAGGCGGAGCGCTATTTTAAAGAGCGCCGTATGACGTATCATTTTATAGATTTGAATATTCGCGGCCTTTCTAAGGGCGAATTACGGGCGGTGGCCCAGGCTGTGGGGGGCGTGGAGAAAATGGCTGATGCGAATGGCAAGGAAGCGGCGCGCCTCAATTTGCGATACATTCTGCATAACGTGGAAGAAAAGCTGCTGGAGCATCCGCTGCTTTTGAAAACCCCGGTTGTGCGTAATGGCGCTAAAGCAACAGTGGGCTATTGTCCTGAGGTTTGGCAGACATGGCAGTAA
- a CDS encoding GIY-YIG nuclease family protein has protein sequence MAVTAWTYILKCADDSFYIGWTNDLPRRLAAHNAGKGARYTRGRGPVQPVYWEEFEEYRAAQRREWQLKQLSRKEKESLVSRFTEERRGQEGVWPWEEHNAKTSAPACG, from the coding sequence ATGGCAGTAACTGCCTGGACCTATATCTTGAAATGCGCCGATGACAGCTTTTACATCGGTTGGACCAACGATCTGCCGCGCCGTCTGGCGGCGCACAATGCCGGCAAGGGCGCGCGCTATACCCGCGGGCGGGGGCCGGTGCAGCCGGTCTATTGGGAAGAGTTTGAGGAGTATCGCGCCGCGCAGCGAAGAGAATGGCAGCTGAAGCAGCTGTCGCGCAAGGAAAAGGAAAGCCTGGTGAGCCGTTTTACCGAAGAACGGCGCGGGCAGGAGGGAGTTTGGCCATGGGAGGAACACAACGCAAAGACATCCGCCCCGGCGTGCGGGTGA
- a CDS encoding YwbE family protein gives MGGTQRKDIRPGVRVKVVQKPHQRTGELTEGVVKDILTNSAVHHRGIKVRLEGGIVGRVQEIIG, from the coding sequence ATGGGAGGAACACAACGCAAAGACATCCGCCCCGGCGTGCGGGTGAAGGTGGTGCAAAAACCGCATCAACGCACCGGCGAATTGACCGAAGGGGTAGTCAAGGATATTTTGACCAACAGCGCCGTGCACCATCGGGGCATTAAAGTGCGCCTGGAGGGCGGCATTGTCGGGCGAGTGCAGGAAATTATCGGCTAA
- a CDS encoding IS256 family transposase gives MAYQNSTVPFEKMLMKFVLDEEPMLSMLKWLCERLMEAEVEGKLGAEKSERSEDRQGYRSGYRVRRFDTRMGTMYLMVPKIRNGGYIPFFVEAKKRSEAALMSAIQEAYVNGVSTRKMDRLTKPLGIESISRGQVSVLTKELNEQVEAFRQRKLEATYPVLWVDALYERIRDNRAVKNMAVLVVTGINTEGKRDILAVEPMYEESATTYTKLFDNLKERGIEKVWLVVSDAHRGLVKAARESFVGCSWQRCKVHFMRNILGCVSSRDKKFFAEKLKQIWLQPDYDSAKKYADGLMNEYEGKHPQAIATLEEGLEESLQFFNFRQIDARKIASTNLLERLNREIRRRTKVVGIFPSMDSYIRLVTSYLIEYSEDWSSGRSYINPMLINEIQQQLSKSA, from the coding sequence ATGGCTTACCAAAATTCTACCGTACCTTTCGAAAAAATGCTAATGAAATTTGTGTTGGACGAAGAACCCATGTTATCGATGCTCAAATGGCTCTGTGAACGGCTTATGGAAGCCGAAGTAGAAGGAAAGCTTGGCGCTGAAAAATCTGAGCGTAGTGAAGACCGCCAAGGATACCGCTCCGGCTATCGGGTTCGCCGCTTCGACACACGAATGGGGACGATGTATTTAATGGTGCCCAAGATTAGAAATGGCGGCTATATCCCCTTCTTTGTAGAAGCTAAGAAGCGTTCGGAAGCCGCTTTAATGAGCGCAATCCAAGAAGCATACGTCAATGGCGTTTCAACGCGAAAAATGGATAGGCTGACCAAACCCTTGGGGATTGAGTCTATCTCGCGGGGGCAGGTGTCAGTCCTTACTAAAGAACTAAACGAGCAGGTGGAGGCATTTCGGCAGCGCAAGCTGGAAGCTACGTATCCAGTTCTTTGGGTCGATGCTCTTTACGAGCGGATCCGCGATAATCGCGCAGTTAAAAACATGGCTGTCTTGGTAGTAACAGGCATCAATACAGAAGGCAAGCGTGATATTTTGGCTGTCGAACCGATGTATGAAGAGTCAGCTACTACTTATACCAAACTATTTGATAACCTTAAAGAACGTGGTATAGAGAAAGTTTGGCTGGTTGTCTCCGACGCTCATAGAGGCTTGGTCAAAGCGGCCCGCGAGTCCTTTGTCGGTTGCTCCTGGCAACGATGCAAGGTTCATTTTATGCGTAATATTTTAGGATGTGTTTCCAGTAGAGATAAGAAATTCTTTGCAGAAAAGCTGAAACAGATTTGGCTCCAACCAGACTATGACAGCGCTAAAAAATATGCCGATGGGCTCATGAACGAGTATGAAGGAAAACATCCGCAAGCCATTGCCACTTTGGAAGAAGGGTTGGAAGAATCCCTTCAGTTCTTTAATTTCCGGCAAATTGACGCTCGCAAAATTGCATCCACCAATCTTCTGGAACGGCTAAACAGGGAAATACGCCGTCGCACTAAAGTTGTAGGCATTTTCCCAAGTATGGATTCCTACATTCGCCTAGTGACCAGCTATCTTATCGAATATAGCGAGGACTGGTCTAGCGGGCGTTCTTATATAAATCCTATGCTTATCAACGAAATTCAACAACAGTTGAGCAAAAGCGCTTAG
- a CDS encoding IS110 family transposase produces the protein MKRTQNEKILQIKNETLVVGIDIGKETHYARAFDSRGLELAKLLRFSNSAEGYNALRTWMQSTMQQKEKTDVIVGFEPTGHYWFTLGDFLEKQGYKLGIVNPYHVKCARELDDNKQTKTDFKDPKTIAMLVKDGRYRDVYIPSECYQELREAVLERERLVEQMTTLGNQVIRWLDIRFPEFTKVFKSWKGKTAFATLKQFPTPAQVVHAGPEGLIALWQQHVKRNHTLKAQQLFQAAQTSIGRISGSKTAEFVLQNLLLQYEMAASQLEQIEALLSELVLTVPHSDTLLDVKGIGKLSTAVIISEIGTIQRFSSPRQIISLAGLSLRENSSGKHKGQTTISKRGRKRLREALFRVMIPMLADNAEFRAMHQRNITRKQNPLTKMQSVIALCGKLIRVIYTLLRKGCRYDASKLVQDMPVSMMAA, from the coding sequence ATGAAGCGTACACAAAATGAAAAGATTTTGCAAATCAAAAATGAAACGCTAGTTGTTGGCATTGATATTGGTAAAGAAACACATTATGCTCGTGCCTTTGACAGCCGCGGCCTTGAGCTGGCCAAGCTACTACGATTTAGCAATAGCGCCGAAGGCTATAACGCCTTACGAACATGGATGCAATCGACAATGCAGCAAAAAGAAAAAACCGATGTCATCGTAGGCTTCGAGCCCACCGGGCACTATTGGTTTACCCTGGGAGACTTTCTAGAAAAGCAAGGGTACAAACTAGGCATCGTGAATCCATATCATGTCAAATGCGCCCGAGAGCTCGATGACAACAAGCAGACCAAAACCGACTTCAAGGACCCTAAAACCATCGCCATGCTCGTAAAAGACGGGCGCTATCGAGACGTATACATTCCTTCAGAGTGCTACCAGGAACTGCGCGAAGCGGTCTTAGAGCGCGAGCGATTGGTGGAACAAATGACAACCCTCGGCAACCAGGTCATTCGCTGGTTGGATATTCGCTTTCCAGAATTCACAAAGGTTTTTAAGAGTTGGAAAGGAAAAACCGCATTTGCAACCTTGAAACAGTTTCCAACTCCTGCTCAAGTAGTGCACGCCGGCCCTGAAGGGCTTATAGCGCTCTGGCAGCAACATGTTAAGCGAAATCACACTCTGAAAGCACAACAATTATTCCAAGCGGCCCAAACCTCTATCGGAAGGATTTCCGGAAGTAAAACGGCTGAATTCGTTTTGCAGAATTTGCTTCTGCAGTATGAAATGGCCGCTTCTCAACTAGAGCAGATCGAAGCTCTTTTATCGGAATTAGTTCTTACTGTTCCGCATTCCGATACGCTCTTAGATGTGAAGGGGATCGGAAAGTTGAGCACGGCCGTGATTATCAGCGAAATTGGAACGATTCAACGTTTTTCAAGCCCGAGGCAGATTATAAGCTTAGCTGGACTTAGTTTAAGGGAAAATAGCTCAGGTAAACACAAGGGGCAAACTACCATTAGTAAGCGAGGCCGAAAGCGGTTGAGGGAAGCTTTATTTCGCGTGATGATTCCCATGCTGGCGGATAACGCTGAGTTTCGCGCGATGCACCAGCGCAACATTACACGCAAGCAAAACCCTTTGACCAAAATGCAGTCTGTGATCGCTTTGTGTGGTAAATTGATCCGAGTTATTTATACGTTACTACGTAAGGGTTGTCGCTATGATGCTAGTAAGCTAGTCCAGGATATGCCTGTGTCGATGATGGCGGCATAG
- a CDS encoding NAD(P)/FAD-dependent oxidoreductase, protein MSNTTPNLPHVVIIGAGFGGLQAAHRLSASPVRITLIDRQNYQLFQPLLYQVATAGLSVDDIAYPVRAMVKDWKNVRFHMAEVRSIDCAAKTVLTEADTLSYDYLIVAAGGATNFFGLANVQKYGFGMKTLDEAVNIRNHLLKMFELASHEQNPEKRRALLTFLVVGGGPTGVESAGALSELMYHVLAREYPDLNFKEARIVLLEASDRLLASMPEALQEATRSTLVRKDVEVRLCTQVADYDGEKVSLKGGEVIPARTLIWAAGVEAAPLTSTLQLPLDRQKRVKVRNTLQPDGLDDVFIVGDAACFEQPNGRPLPMVAQVAIQQGQHAARQIHLLLRGQDVLPFLYEDLGNMATIGRNAAVVHMGSVQLQGFTAWLFWSFVHILRLIDFRNRFIVFAKWVWDYFVYDRTVRIITRQ, encoded by the coding sequence ATGTCCAACACCACACCAAATCTGCCTCATGTCGTCATTATCGGCGCCGGCTTTGGCGGCCTCCAGGCGGCCCACCGCCTTTCCGCCTCTCCGGTCCGCATCACTTTAATTGACCGTCAAAACTATCAGCTCTTCCAGCCCTTGCTGTATCAAGTGGCTACTGCGGGCTTGTCTGTAGACGATATCGCGTATCCGGTGCGAGCCATGGTCAAAGATTGGAAGAACGTCCGCTTTCACATGGCCGAAGTTCGCAGCATCGACTGCGCGGCCAAAACTGTGCTTACCGAAGCCGATACCCTTTCTTATGACTACTTGATCGTCGCTGCTGGCGGGGCTACTAATTTTTTCGGTCTCGCTAATGTGCAAAAATACGGCTTTGGCATGAAAACTTTAGACGAAGCCGTCAATATCCGCAATCACCTGCTGAAAATGTTTGAGCTGGCCAGCCATGAGCAAAATCCGGAGAAACGGCGGGCGTTACTGACCTTTTTGGTCGTTGGCGGCGGCCCCACAGGAGTCGAGTCCGCCGGCGCCCTTTCCGAGCTGATGTACCATGTATTGGCCCGGGAATATCCGGATCTCAACTTCAAAGAAGCTCGCATCGTACTGCTGGAAGCCTCGGACCGACTCTTAGCCAGCATGCCGGAGGCGCTGCAAGAAGCAACGCGCAGCACCTTGGTGCGCAAGGATGTGGAAGTACGCCTCTGCACGCAAGTAGCCGACTATGACGGCGAAAAAGTATCGCTCAAAGGCGGCGAGGTCATTCCCGCGCGCACTCTGATTTGGGCCGCCGGCGTAGAAGCGGCTCCCCTTACCAGTACGCTGCAGTTGCCGCTGGACCGCCAAAAACGCGTCAAAGTCCGCAACACGCTGCAGCCGGACGGTTTGGACGATGTCTTTATCGTAGGCGACGCCGCCTGCTTTGAACAGCCTAATGGCCGACCGCTGCCCATGGTGGCCCAGGTTGCCATTCAACAAGGCCAGCACGCCGCGCGTCAAATCCACCTGCTGTTGCGCGGCCAAGACGTGCTCCCCTTCCTCTATGAAGATCTGGGAAATATGGCCACCATTGGCCGCAACGCCGCTGTCGTGCATATGGGCTCCGTGCAGCTTCAAGGATTTACCGCTTGGCTGTTCTGGTCCTTCGTGCACATTCTGCGGCTCATCGATTTTCGCAATCGCTTTATCGTCTTCGCCAAGTGGGTCTGGGACTACTTTGTCTACGATCGCACCGTGCGCATTATTACAAGGCAATAA
- a CDS encoding GntP family permease gives MEAGLIFISLILLMVAAYRGYSIVLVAPFFAMLAAVGSEYALMPVYSELYMTKAAEYVKVYYPVFLLGAVFAKIMEDGGLAAAVAKQIVRSLGPQQAVLAVLLGCGVLVYGGLSVFVVAFVMYPFSAILFRQADIPKRLLPAVLWMGIFTYAMIALPGAPQIQNIIPTAFFGTTTWSGVGLGLVGAAAYFLLGWGWISWRHRKLAAQGEGYGAHILNEPERVETNLPDWRTASLPLLVVVLVNLYLSNPFHWSWGYHWPADSLAAMKALKLSLLSPSVERVQAIWSICLALLAGSVCAAMVGRRQMRRQGGLMQPLNAGAMASIPAILNTASGYAFGSVIAALPGFFAIKDALLHLQIGGGPLVSAILTTNVMTAVTGSASGGLTIALGMLGQEWLAWGASLGMSPEVLHRIVCLASEGLDTVPHSGALVTLMAVCGLTHRESYYDVFVLTLLKPLVAVFCLLVYLTTGLV, from the coding sequence TTGGAAGCGGGACTCATTTTTATCAGCTTGATTCTTTTAATGGTGGCAGCGTATCGCGGGTATTCTATTGTTTTGGTAGCTCCTTTTTTTGCGATGCTGGCGGCTGTGGGCAGCGAATACGCACTGATGCCGGTGTATAGTGAACTTTATATGACGAAAGCGGCGGAATACGTTAAGGTGTATTATCCGGTGTTTTTACTAGGCGCTGTTTTTGCGAAAATTATGGAGGACGGCGGTTTGGCGGCGGCGGTAGCCAAGCAGATTGTACGCTCTTTGGGACCGCAGCAGGCGGTGCTGGCTGTTCTGCTTGGGTGCGGCGTTCTTGTATACGGCGGTCTGAGCGTTTTTGTGGTAGCCTTTGTCATGTATCCTTTCAGCGCTATTTTATTTCGCCAGGCGGACATCCCCAAGCGGTTGCTGCCGGCGGTGTTGTGGATGGGGATTTTTACCTACGCTATGATTGCGTTGCCTGGGGCGCCGCAGATTCAAAATATTATTCCTACGGCCTTTTTTGGCACCACGACCTGGTCTGGCGTAGGGCTGGGGCTGGTGGGAGCGGCGGCTTACTTCCTTTTGGGCTGGGGCTGGATTTCCTGGCGTCACAGGAAATTAGCCGCCCAGGGAGAAGGCTATGGCGCGCATATTCTCAACGAACCGGAGCGGGTGGAAACAAATTTGCCCGATTGGCGGACGGCTTCGCTGCCATTGTTGGTTGTTGTTTTAGTCAATTTGTACTTAAGCAATCCGTTCCACTGGTCTTGGGGCTATCATTGGCCGGCGGACAGCCTTGCGGCGATGAAAGCGTTGAAGCTGTCGCTGTTAAGTCCTTCGGTGGAGCGAGTACAGGCGATTTGGTCTATTTGCCTGGCGCTTCTGGCCGGCAGCGTCTGCGCCGCCATGGTTGGGCGGCGTCAAATGCGGCGTCAGGGCGGTTTAATGCAGCCGTTAAACGCTGGAGCTATGGCCTCTATTCCAGCCATTTTGAATACAGCGTCTGGCTATGCTTTTGGCAGTGTCATTGCCGCCTTGCCTGGCTTTTTTGCTATCAAGGATGCGCTGCTTCATTTGCAGATAGGCGGCGGACCTTTGGTTTCCGCTATCTTGACGACCAATGTGATGACCGCTGTGACCGGCTCCGCTTCGGGCGGCTTAACGATTGCGTTAGGCATGCTGGGGCAGGAATGGCTGGCCTGGGGCGCCTCGCTGGGGATGTCGCCGGAGGTGCTGCACCGTATCGTCTGCCTGGCTTCGGAGGGGCTGGATACGGTTCCCCACAGCGGAGCGTTGGTGACGTTAATGGCTGTTTGCGGGCTGACGCATCGGGAGTCTTATTATGATGTCTTTGTGCTGACCCTGCTCAAGCCGTTGGTAGCCGTGTTTTGCCTGCTGGTATATTTGACGACAGGACTCGTTTGA
- a CDS encoding LysM peptidoglycan-binding domain-containing protein, translating to MRRKKMCAWLLLGLCFLMVSVVKSSPGPAGIRYTEVTVRGGDTLWQLAALHCGEKEDIREKIYAIRDLNRLTAQASLTPGQKLKIPLKKAE from the coding sequence ATGCGTAGAAAGAAGATGTGTGCGTGGCTTTTGCTAGGGCTGTGCTTTTTAATGGTTTCCGTGGTCAAATCCAGTCCCGGACCTGCCGGGATTCGCTATACTGAAGTGACGGTGCGCGGCGGAGATACTTTATGGCAATTGGCGGCGCTGCATTGCGGGGAAAAGGAAGACATTCGAGAAAAAATCTATGCGATTCGCGACTTGAACCGCTTGACGGCGCAAGCGTCTTTAACGCCCGGGCAGAAATTGAAAATACCTTTGAAAAAAGCAGAGTAA